Proteins co-encoded in one Homo sapiens chromosome 6 genomic scaffold, GRCh38.p14 alternate locus group ALT_REF_LOCI_3 HSCHR6_MHC_DBB_CTG1 genomic window:
- the SKIC2 gene encoding superkiller complex protein 2 isoform X3, producing MMETERLVLPPPDPLDLPLRAVELGCTGHWELLNLPGAPESSLPHGLPPCAPDLQQEAEQLFLSSPAWLPLHGVEHSARKWQRKTDPWSLLAVLGAPVPSDLQAQRHPTTGQILGYKEVLLENTNLSATTSLSLRRPPGPASQSLWGNPTQYPFWPGGMDEPTITDLNTREEAEEEIDFEKDLLTIPPGFKKGMDFAPKDCPTPAPGLLSLSCLLEPLDLGGGDEDENEAVGQPGGPRGDTVSASPCSAPLARASSLEDLVLKEASTAVSTPEAPEPPSQEQWAIPVDATSPVGDFYRLIPQPAFQWAFEPDVFQKQAILHLERHDSVFVAAHTSAGKTVVAEYAIALAQKHMTRTIYTSPIKALSNQKFRDFRNTFGDVGLLTGDVQLHPEASCLIMTTEILRSMLYSGSDVIRDLEWVIFDEVHYINDVERGVVWEEVLIMLPDHVSIILLSATVPNALEFADWIGRLKRRQIYVISTVTRPVPLEHYLFTGNSSKTQGELFLLLDSRGAFHTKGYYAAVEAKKERMSKHAQTFGAKQPTHQGGPAQDRGVYLSLLASLRTRAQLPVVVFTFSRGRCDEQASGLTSLDLTTSSEKSEIHLFLQRCLARLRGSDRQLPQVLHMSELLNRGLGVHHSGILPILKEIVEMLFSRGLVKVLFATETFAMGVNMPARTVVFDSMRKHDGSTFRDLLPGEYVQMAGRAGRRGLDPTGTVILLCKGRVPEMADLHRMMMGKPSQLQSQFRLTYTMILNLLRVDALRVEDMMKRSFSEFPSRKDSKAHEQALAELTKRLGALEEPDMTGQLVDLPEYYSWGEELTETQHMIQRRIMESVNGLKSLSAGRVVVVKNQEHHNALGVILQVSSNSTSRVFTTLVLCDKPLSQDPQDRGPATAEVPYPDDLVGFKLFLPEGPCDHTVVKLQPGDMAAITTKVLRVNGEKILEDFSKRQQPKFNRDHCCPGTAASGSGPPSRTSHPRPCQ from the exons ATGATGGAGACAGAGCGACTTg TGCTACCCCCTCCAGATCCCCTGGACCTACCCCTTCGGGCCGTGGAGCTCGGATGCACGGGGCACTGGGAGCTGCTGAACTTGCCTGGAGCTCCAGAGAGTAGC CTTCCCCATGGCCTCCCTCCTTGTGCCCCAGATCTGCAGCAAGAAGCAGAACAGTTGTTTCTGTCatccccagcctggctgcctctGCATGGTGTGGAGCACTCAGCCCG aaaatggcAGAGGAAGACGGATCCCTGGTCTCTTTTGGCTGTCCTGGGAGCCCCAGTCCCATCCGACCTACAGGCCCAAAGACACCCAACCACAGGCCAGATACTGGGTTACAAAGAG GTCTTGCTGGAGAACACAAATCTCTCGGCTACAACCTCCTTGTCTCTTCGCCGGCCTCCAGGGCCAGCCTCCCAGTCCTTATGGGGAAATCCAACTCAGTATCCCTTCTGGCCAG GGGGGATGGATGAACCCACCATAACAGATCTGAACACacgggaggaggctgaggaggagataGACTTTGAGAAAG ATCTTCTTACTATTCCACCTGGTTTCAAGAAAGGCATGGACTTTGCACCAAAAG ATTGTCCAACTCCAGCTCCTGGACTACTAAGCCTTAGCTGTCTGTTGGAGCCTCTGGATTTGGGTGGGGGTGACGAGGATGAGAATGAGGCAGTGGGACAGCCAGGAGGTCCCAGAGGGGACACTGTTTCAGCCTCTCCCTGCAGTGCTCCCCTGGCCCGAGCAAGCAGCTTGGAAGACCTAGTGTTGAAG GAAGCGTCCACAGCTGTATCCACCCCAGAGGCCCCAGAGCCTCCATCTCAGGAGCAGTGGGCCATCCCTGTGGACGCCACCTCCCCTGTTGGTGATTTCTATCGCCTCATTCCCCAGCCAGCCTTCCAG TGGGCATTTGAGCCAGATGTGTTTCAGAAACAGGCCATCCTGCACTTGGAACGGCATGACTCTGTCTTTGTCGCAGCTCACACATCTGCAGGAAAAACAGTTGTGGCTGAATATGCCATTGCTCTGGCCCAGAAACACATGACACG CACCATCTACACTTCGCCCATCAAGGCCCTGAGCAACCAGAAGTTCCGGGACTTCCGAAACACATTCGGGGATGTGGGGCTGCTCACCGGGGATGTACAGCTGCATCCGGAGGCCTCCTGCCTCATCATGACCACAGAGATCCTTCG CTCCATGCTGTACAGTGGCTCAGATGTTATTCGGGACCTGGAGTGGGTCATCTTTGATGAGGTTCACTATATCAACGATGTCGAG CGTGGGGTCGTGTGGGAGGAGGTGCTTATCATGCTACCTGACCACGTTTCTATCATCCTTCTGAGTGCCACCGTCCCCAACGCCCTTGAGTTTGCTGACTGGATTGG GCGGCTGAAGCGTCGTCAGATCTATGTGATTAGCACTGTAACCCGCCCCGTGCCCCTGGAGCACTATCTTTTCACAGGGAACAGCTCCAAGACCCAGGGGGAGCTCTTTTTGTTGCTGGACTCCCGAGGAGCCTTCCATACAAAAGG GTACTATGCAGCTGTGGAGGCCAAGAAGGAGAGAATGAGCAAACACGCCCAGACCTTTGGGGCCAAGCAGCCCACACATCAGGGGGGCCCTGCACAG GACCGCGGAGTGTACCTGTCCCTCCTGGCCTCCCTCCGCACACGTGCCCAGTTGCCCGTGGTGGTGTTCACCTTCTCCCGGGGCCGCTGTGATGAGCAGGCCTCAGGCCTCACCTCCCTTGACCTCACCACCAGTTCGGAGAAGAGCGAGATCCACCTCTTCCTGCAGCGCTGCCTTGCTCGCCTCCGTGGCTCTGACCGCCAGCTGCCCCAG GTCCTGCACATGTCAGAGCTCCTGAATCGCGGCCTGGGTGTGCACCATAGCGGCATCCTGCCCATCCTCAAGGAGATCGTGGAGATGCTCTTCAGCCGTGGCCTGGTCAAG GTCTTGTTTGCCACAGAGACCTTTGCCATGGGAGTAAACATGCCTGCTCGTACAGTAGTGTTTGACTCCATGCGCAAACACGATGGCTCCACCTTCCGGGACCTGCTCCCTGGGGAGTATGTGCAGATGGCAGGCCGGGCAGGGCGGAGGGGCCTGGACCCCACAGGCACCGTTATCCTGCTCTGCAAGGGCCGAGTGCCCGAGATGGCAGACCTGCACCGCATGATGATG GGGAAGCCGTCCCAGCTGCAGTCCCAGTTCCGCCTCACGTACACTATGATCCTCAACTTGCTGCGAGTGGATGCCCTCAGGGTGGAGGACATGATGAAGAGGAGCTTCTCTGAGTTTCCCTCCCGCAAAGACAGCAAG GCCCATGAACAGGCCCTGGCTGAACTGACCAAGAGGCTGGGAGCTTTGGAGGAGCCTGACATGACTGGCCAACTGGTCGACCTGCCTGAATATTACAGCTGGGGGGAGGAACTGACAGAGACCCAGCACATGATCCAG CGACGCATCATGGAGTCTGTGAACGGGCTGAAGTCTCTCTCAGCAGGAAGGGTGGTGGTTGTGAAGAATCAGGAGCATCACAACGCATTGGGAGTGATCCTACAG GTCTCCTCGAACTCCACCAGCAGAGTATTCACAACCCTGGTCTTGTGTGATAAGCCCTTGTCCCAGGACCCACAGGACAGGGGGCCAGCCACTGCAGAGGTGCCCTATCCAGATGACCTCGTGGGATTCAAGCTGTTCCTGCCTGAAG GGCCTTGTGACCACACCGTGGTCAAGCTCCAGCCAGGAGATATGGCTGCCATCACCACCAAGGTGCTCCGGGTGAATGGGGAGAAGATCTTGGAGGACTTCAGCAAGAGGCAGCAGCCAAAATTCAA CCGTGACCACTGCTGTCCAGGAACTGCTGCGTCTGGCTCAGGCCCACCCAGCCGGACCTCCCACCCTCGACCCTGTCAATGA